The following are encoded in a window of Pongo abelii isolate AG06213 chromosome 16, NHGRI_mPonAbe1-v2.0_pri, whole genome shotgun sequence genomic DNA:
- the KLHL25 gene encoding kelch-like protein 25, with the protein MSVSVHETRKSRSSTGSMNVTLFHKASHPDCVLAHLNTLRKHCMFTDVTLWAGDRAFPCHRAVLAASSRYFEAMFSHGLRESRDDTVNFQDNLHPEVLELLLDFAYSSRIAINEENAESLLEAGDMLQFHDVRDAAAEFLEKNLFPSNCLGMMLLSDAHQCRRLYEFSWRMCLVHFETVRQSEDFNSLSKDTLLDLISSDELETEDERVVFEAILQWVKHDLEPRKVHLPELLRSVRLALLPSDCLQEAVSSEALLMADERTKLIIDEALRCKTRILQNDGVVTSPCARPRKAGHTLLILGGQTFMCDKIYQVDHKAKEIIPKADLPSPRKEFSASAIGCKVYVTGGRGSENGVSKDVWVYDTVHEEWSKAAPMLIARFGHGSAELENCLYVVGGHTSLAGVFPASPSVSLKQVEKYDPGANKWMMVAPLRDGVSNAAVVSAKLKLFVFGGTSIHRDMVSKVQCYDPSENRWTIKAECPQPWRYTAAAVLGSQIFIMGGDTEFTAASAYRFDCETNQWTRIGDMTAKRMSCHALASGNKLYVVGGYFGTQRCKTLDCYDPTSDTWNCITTVPYSLIPTAFVSTWKHLPA; encoded by the coding sequence ATGTCGGTCAGTGTCCATGAGACCCGCAAGTCGCGGAGCAGCACGGGGTCCATGAACGTCACCCTCTTCCACAAGGCCTCCCACCCGGACTGTGTGCTGGCCCACCTCAACACGCTTCGCAAGCACTGCATGTTCACCGACGTCACGCTCTGGGCTGGCGACCGTGCCTTCCCCTGTCACCGTGCCGTGCTGGCCGCCTCTAGCCGCTACTTTGAGGCCATGTTCAGCCATGGCCTGCGGGAGAGCCGGGACGACACTGTCAACTTCCAGGACAACCTGCACCCGGAGGTGCTGGAGCTGCTGCTGGACTTTGCCTACTCCTCACGCATCGCCATCAACGAGGAGAACGCTGAGTCACTGCTGGAGGCAGGCGACATGCTGCAGTTCCACGACGTGCGGGACGCCGCCGCCGAGTTCCTGGAGAAGAACCTTTTCCCCTCCAACTGCCTGGGCATGATGCTGCTTTCGGACGCCCACCAGTGCCGCCGGCTGTACGAGTTCTCCTGGCGCATGTGCCTGGTGCACTTTGAGACGGTGAGGCAGAGCGAGGACTTCAACAGCCTGTCCAAGGACACGCTGCTGGACCTCATCTCGAGTGATGAGCTGGAGACCGAGGATGAGCGGGTGGTCTTCGAGGCCATCCTCCAGTGGGTGAAGCACGACCTGGAGCCGCGGAAGGTCCACTTGCCCGAGCTCCTCCGCAGCGTGCGTCTGGCCTTGCTGCCGTCCGACTGCCTGCAGGAGGCCGTCTCCAGCGAGGCCCTGCTCATGGCAGACGAGCGCACCAAGCTTATCATAGATGAGGCCCTGCGCTGCAAGACCAGGATCCTGCAGAATGACGGCGTGGTCACCAGCCCCTGTGCCCGGCCACGCAAGGCGGGCCACACGCTACTCATCCTGGGGGGCCAGACCTTCATGTGTGACAAGATCTACCAGGTGGACCACAAAGCCAAGGAGATCATCCCCAAGGCCGACCTGCCCAGCCCCCGGAAGGAGTTCAGCGCCTCAGCGATCGGCTGCAAGGTCTATGTGACAGGGGGCAGGGGCTCCGAGAACGGGGTCTCCAAGGACGTCTGGGTGTACGACACCGTACATGAAGAATGGTCCAAGGCGGCGCCCATGCTGATTGCCCGCTTTGGCCATGGCTCAGCTGAGCTGGAGAACTGCCTCTATGTGGTGGGGGGACACACGTCCCTGGCAGGGGTCTTCCCAGCCTCACCTTCTGTCTCCCTGAAACAAGTGGAGAAATATGACCCTGGGGCCAACAAGTGGATGATGGTGGCCCCCTTGAGGGACGGCGTCAGCAATGCCGCGGTGGTGAGCGCCAAGCTGAAGCTCTTTGTTTTCGGAGGAACCAGCATCCACCGGGACATGGTGTCCAAGGTCCAGTGCTATGACCCCTCGGAGAACAGGTGGACGATCAAGGCCGAGTGCCCCCAGCCTTGGCGGTACACAGCTGCTGCCGTCCTGGGCAGCCAGATCTTCATCATGGGAGGTGACACGGAATTCACGGCCGCCTCAGCCTACCGCTTTGACTGTGAGACCAACCAGTGGACACGGATTGGGGACATGACTGCCAAGCGCATGTCCTGCCATGCCCTGGCTTCCGGCAACAAGCTCTATGTGGTCGGGGGCTACTTTGGGACCCAGAGGTGTAAGACTCTGGACTGCTATGACCCCACTTCAGATACATGGAACTGCATCACCACGGTGCCTTACTCACTTATCCCCACGGCCTTTGTCAGCACCTGGAAGCACCTGCCTGCGTGA